One Streptomyces sp. B21-105 genomic region harbors:
- the mce gene encoding methylmalonyl-CoA epimerase, whose protein sequence is MLTRIDHIGIACHDLDATVEFYRSTYGFEVFHSEVNEEQGVREAMLKINDTSDGGASYLQLLEPTRPDSTVAKWLDKNGEGVHHIAFGTADVDGEAADIRSKGVRVLYEEPRRGSMGSRITFLHPKDCHGVLTELVTSAPVESPEH, encoded by the coding sequence ATGCTGACGCGAATCGACCACATCGGGATCGCCTGCCACGACCTCGACGCGACCGTCGAGTTCTACCGTTCCACATACGGCTTCGAGGTGTTCCACTCCGAGGTCAACGAGGAGCAGGGCGTGCGCGAGGCCATGCTGAAGATCAACGACACCTCCGACGGCGGCGCCTCCTACCTGCAGCTCCTGGAGCCGACCCGCCCCGACTCCACCGTCGCCAAGTGGCTCGACAAGAACGGCGAGGGCGTCCACCACATCGCCTTCGGCACGGCGGACGTGGACGGCGAGGCCGCCGACATCCGCTCCAAGGGCGTACGCGTTCTGTACGAAGAGCCCCGACGCGGCTCCATGGGGTCACGAATCACCTTCCTGCACCCGAAGGATTGCCACGGAGTACTGACAGAACTCGTCACATCGGCCCCTGTTGAGTCACCTGAGCACTGA
- a CDS encoding acetyl-CoA C-acetyltransferase — MTDSTGSNGTTSVIVAGARTPMGRLLGSLKSFSGADLGGFAIKAALDRAGIGGDQVQYVIMGQVLQAGAGQIPARQAAVKAGIPMNVPALTINKVCLSGLDAIALADQLIRAGEFDIVVAGGQESMTNAPHLLPKSREGYKYGAIEMLDAMAHDGLTDAFENIAMGASTEKHNTRLGIARPEQDEIAALSHQRAAAAQKNGVFEAEITPVEIPQRKGEPVVLSTDEGIRADTTAESLGKLRPAFAKDGTITAGSSSPISDGAAAVVVMSKAKAQELGLEWIAEIGAHGNVAGPDNSLHSQPSNAIAHALKKEGLEVSDLDLIEINEAFAAVSIQSMKDLGVSTEKVNVNGGAIALGHPIGMSGARLVLHLALELKRRGGGVGAAALCGGGGQGDALIVRVPKA; from the coding sequence ATGACTGACTCGACTGGCTCCAACGGCACGACCTCGGTGATCGTCGCGGGCGCGCGTACGCCCATGGGACGGCTGCTGGGCTCCCTCAAGTCCTTCTCCGGAGCCGATCTCGGCGGCTTCGCGATCAAGGCCGCCCTCGACCGCGCGGGCATCGGCGGCGACCAGGTGCAGTACGTGATCATGGGCCAGGTGCTGCAGGCCGGGGCGGGCCAGATCCCGGCCCGTCAGGCCGCGGTCAAGGCCGGCATCCCGATGAACGTGCCGGCGCTCACGATCAACAAGGTGTGTCTCTCGGGCCTGGACGCGATCGCCCTGGCCGACCAGTTGATCCGCGCGGGTGAGTTCGACATCGTCGTGGCCGGCGGCCAGGAGTCCATGACCAACGCCCCGCACCTGCTGCCGAAGTCCCGGGAGGGCTACAAGTACGGCGCGATCGAGATGCTCGACGCGATGGCGCACGACGGTCTGACCGACGCCTTCGAGAACATCGCCATGGGCGCGTCCACCGAGAAGCACAACACCCGTCTCGGCATCGCCCGTCCGGAGCAGGACGAGATCGCCGCCCTGTCCCACCAGCGTGCGGCCGCCGCCCAGAAGAACGGCGTCTTCGAGGCCGAGATCACCCCGGTCGAGATCCCGCAGCGCAAGGGCGAGCCGGTCGTCCTCAGCACGGACGAGGGCATCCGCGCCGACACCACCGCGGAGTCCCTCGGCAAGCTCCGCCCGGCGTTCGCCAAGGACGGCACGATCACCGCGGGCTCGTCCTCGCCGATCTCCGACGGCGCGGCCGCCGTGGTCGTGATGAGCAAGGCCAAGGCGCAGGAGCTCGGCCTGGAGTGGATCGCGGAGATCGGCGCCCACGGCAACGTGGCCGGGCCGGACAACTCGCTGCACTCCCAGCCCTCCAACGCCATCGCGCACGCCCTGAAGAAGGAGGGCCTGGAGGTCTCCGACCTCGACCTCATCGAGATCAACGAGGCCTTCGCCGCCGTCTCGATCCAGTCAATGAAGGACCTCGGCGTGTCCACGGAAAAGGTGAACGTCAACGGTGGCGCCATCGCCCTCGGCCACCCCATCGGCATGTCCGGCGCCCGGCTGGTGCTGCACCTGGCCCTGGAGCTCAAGCGGCGCGGTGGCGGGGTCGGCGCGGCGGCGCTGTGCGGCGGCGGCGGGCAGGGCGACGCGCTGATCGTGCGGGTGCCCAAGGCCTGA
- a CDS encoding PepSY domain-containing protein yields MKRKLVTAVVAVSALLGGGAALAFADGDTSTAGAAEAQAPAAEARTAARAADTNTSATDSKTGVTEAIAAALAHAPGTAVSADREDDGQGAGTWQVDVVKADGAEYVVTVSPDTGKVLGAHRDTDDDGDDDGRADLAALKGTTVDAREAVRAVAAKGTVTDVDLDGDAGAVVWSVDTARGGEWLVDARTGKVTQDLDD; encoded by the coding sequence ATGAAGCGCAAGCTCGTCACCGCCGTCGTCGCCGTGTCCGCCCTGCTCGGCGGGGGCGCCGCCCTCGCCTTCGCGGACGGCGACACGTCCACCGCCGGCGCGGCCGAGGCGCAGGCCCCGGCCGCCGAGGCGCGGACAGCGGCGCGGGCCGCGGACACGAACACGTCGGCGACCGACTCGAAGACCGGCGTCACGGAGGCGATCGCGGCCGCGCTGGCCCACGCCCCCGGCACCGCGGTCTCCGCCGACCGCGAGGACGACGGCCAGGGCGCCGGCACCTGGCAGGTGGACGTCGTGAAGGCGGACGGCGCCGAGTACGTCGTCACCGTCTCCCCGGACACCGGCAAGGTGCTCGGCGCCCACCGCGACACTGACGACGACGGTGACGACGACGGCCGTGCGGACCTCGCCGCCCTGAAGGGCACGACGGTGGACGCCCGGGAGGCCGTCCGGGCCGTCGCCGCGAAGGGCACGGTGACCGACGTCGACCTGGACGGCGACGCGGGCGCCGTCGTCTGGAGCGTGGACACCGCCCGGGGCGGCGAGTGGCTGGTGGACGCGCGCACCGGCAAGGTCACGCAGGACCTCGACGACTGA
- the meaB gene encoding methylmalonyl Co-A mutase-associated GTPase MeaB, whose translation MQDVSSLVAQAREGRPRAVARLISLVEGASPQLREVMAALAPLTGNAYVVGLTGSPGVGKSTSTSALVTAYRRQGRRVGVLAVDPSSPFSGGALLGDRVRMSDHASDPGVYIRSMATRGHLGGLAWSAPQAIRVLDAAGCDVILVETVGVGQSEIEIASQADTSVVLLAPGMGDGIQAAKAGILEIGDVYVVNKADRDGADATARELNHMLGLGEARGPGDWRPPIVKTVAARAEGIDEVVEALEKHRAWMEEHGVLAERRRARAAREVEIIAVTALRERIGDLHGDRRLSSLADRIVSGELDPYRAADELVAGLTEG comes from the coding sequence ATGCAGGACGTCTCCTCGCTGGTCGCCCAGGCCAGGGAAGGCCGGCCCCGGGCGGTGGCCCGGCTGATCTCCCTGGTGGAGGGGGCGTCCCCGCAGCTCAGGGAGGTGATGGCGGCGCTGGCCCCGCTCACCGGCAACGCGTACGTGGTCGGGCTGACGGGGTCGCCGGGCGTCGGCAAGTCCACCTCGACCTCCGCGCTGGTCACCGCCTACCGCAGGCAGGGCAGACGGGTCGGCGTGCTGGCCGTCGACCCGTCGTCCCCGTTCTCCGGGGGCGCGCTGCTCGGCGACCGGGTCCGGATGTCCGACCACGCCTCCGACCCCGGCGTCTACATCCGCTCCATGGCCACCCGCGGCCACCTCGGCGGCCTCGCCTGGTCGGCTCCGCAGGCCATCCGCGTGCTGGACGCCGCCGGCTGCGACGTGATCCTGGTCGAGACGGTCGGCGTCGGCCAGTCGGAGATCGAGATCGCCTCCCAGGCGGACACCAGCGTGGTCCTGCTGGCCCCGGGGATGGGCGACGGCATCCAGGCCGCCAAGGCGGGCATCCTGGAGATCGGCGACGTCTACGTCGTCAACAAGGCCGACCGGGACGGCGCCGACGCCACCGCCCGCGAACTGAACCACATGCTCGGCCTCGGCGAGGCCCGCGGCCCCGGGGACTGGCGGCCGCCGATCGTGAAGACCGTCGCCGCGCGCGCCGAAGGCATCGACGAGGTCGTCGAGGCGCTGGAGAAGCACCGGGCGTGGATGGAGGAGCACGGCGTCCTCGCCGAGCGCCGCCGCGCCCGCGCCGCCCGCGAGGTCGAGATCATCGCCGTCACGGCCCTGCGCGAACGCATCGGCGACCTCCACGGCGACCGCCGCCTGAGCAGCCTGGCGGACCGCATCGTCAGCGGCGAACTCGACCCTTACCGCGCGGCCGACGAACTGGTCGCGGGGCTCACGGAGGGCTGA
- a CDS encoding MFS transporter: MPASPSVRPSYAVVLRVPHARRTFAAALIGRSSYAIVPLSLMLAVTRSSGSYAVAGAVMALFGATTVFLSPARAAFVDRHGARRALVPMTAGHTVLLGLLAAAVSRPDAAPAPALGALAAAAGACVPPLGPTMRAVWTRLAPDRALLQRAYSLDGVAEELLFVSGPLLVGVLLGFAPPAAGIALGAVLMAGGTAGFLSSPALRAAPAGAGAVRRGGGGLRGLGRPVAAVAGVGLALGAVDLLVVAFAERHGHGTGGGAGVAWVLAALSAGSAVGGLLNGAVSWRTPAPARLTVLTAALGLTLCGAGLAPGLGTLAAAVAIAGFFVSPALTTAYLIADEVAGPQARVRAGAWINTAVNAGCTAGTAVAGTLAGRLAVGACFAATGAAVLATAVLVAGASRRDTPRKGAREDAREDARKGARKQDREDPVGKGTPERDASGLAPLG, from the coding sequence ATGCCCGCTTCACCGTCCGTGCGGCCCTCGTACGCCGTCGTCCTGCGCGTCCCGCACGCCCGCCGCACCTTCGCCGCCGCTCTGATCGGCCGGTCGTCCTATGCGATCGTCCCGCTGTCCCTGATGCTCGCCGTGACCCGGTCCTCCGGCTCGTACGCGGTGGCCGGCGCCGTGATGGCGCTGTTCGGGGCCACCACCGTCTTCCTGTCGCCCGCGCGGGCGGCCTTCGTCGACCGCCACGGGGCGCGCCGGGCGCTCGTGCCGATGACGGCCGGGCACACCGTGCTGCTCGGCCTGCTGGCCGCGGCCGTCTCCCGGCCGGACGCCGCCCCCGCACCGGCGCTCGGGGCCCTCGCCGCGGCCGCCGGGGCCTGCGTTCCGCCGCTGGGGCCGACCATGCGGGCCGTCTGGACGCGGCTCGCCCCAGACCGGGCGCTGCTCCAGCGGGCCTACAGCCTCGACGGCGTCGCCGAGGAGCTGCTGTTCGTGAGCGGGCCGCTGCTGGTCGGCGTCCTCCTCGGCTTCGCACCGCCGGCCGCCGGGATCGCGCTCGGCGCGGTCCTGATGGCCGGCGGCACGGCCGGGTTCCTGTCGTCCCCCGCGCTGCGGGCGGCGCCCGCGGGCGCCGGCGCCGTGCGGCGGGGCGGCGGCGGACTGCGCGGGCTCGGACGGCCCGTCGCCGCCGTCGCGGGCGTCGGGCTGGCGCTGGGCGCGGTCGACCTGCTGGTCGTGGCGTTCGCGGAACGGCACGGCCACGGCACCGGCGGCGGGGCGGGCGTCGCCTGGGTGCTGGCGGCACTGTCGGCGGGCAGCGCGGTCGGCGGGCTGCTCAACGGAGCCGTCTCCTGGCGGACGCCGGCCCCGGCCCGGCTGACGGTGCTCACGGCGGCCCTCGGTCTGACGCTGTGCGGCGCGGGCCTGGCGCCGGGGCTCGGCACCCTGGCCGCGGCCGTCGCGATCGCCGGGTTCTTCGTGTCGCCGGCGCTCACCACGGCCTACCTCATCGCCGACGAGGTCGCCGGCCCGCAGGCCCGGGTGCGGGCGGGGGCGTGGATCAACACGGCCGTCAACGCGGGCTGCACGGCCGGCACGGCGGTCGCCGGGACGCTGGCGGGGCGGCTGGCCGTGGGGGCGTGCTTCGCGGCGACGGGGGCGGCGGTGCTCGCCACGGCGGTGCTCGTGGCGGGCGCGTCACGGCGGGACACGCCGAGGAAGGGCGCGAGGGAGGACGCAAGGGAGGACGCAAGGAAGGGCGCGCGGAAGCAGGACAGGGAGGACCCGGTGGGGAAGGGCACGCCGGAGAGGGACGCGAGCGGACTCGCGCCCCTCGGCTGA
- the scy gene encoding polarized growth protein Scy encodes MRGYESQEREPAADVDHLTRFEAEMKRLKTEREKAIQHAEDLGYQVEVLRAKLHEARRTIMSRPAFDGGDLGYQAEQLLRNAQMQADQLRQDAERELSQARAQTQRILQEHAEQAARLQAELHQEAVTRRQQLDQELAERRQNVESHVNENVAWAEQLRARTEAQARRLLDESRAEAEQALTAARAEAERVATEARQRLQADAESARAEAEQLLLRARTDAERLLNAASTQAQEASDHAEQLRTSTVTESDAARRQAGELSRAAEQRMSEAEEALRKAQAEADKVLAEAKEAASKTLAGAESANEQRTRTAKEQVARLVSEATKEAETTKADAEQLVADARAEAEKIVAEASEKARTLTAEESATQLSKAAKTAEDVLIKAQEDAQRTTRAAAEEAERIRREAETEADRLRAEAHDIAEQLKGSAKDDTKEYRAKTVELQEEARRLRGEAEQLRADAVAEGEKIRAEARKEAVQQIEEAARTAEELLSKAKADADELRQKATADSEKVRTEAIERATALRRQAAETLERTRAEAERSREEAVELAETITSNAEQAARELREETERGIEARQAEAAEELTRLQTETESRLASAEQALTDAREEAARIRREAVEETERLRNEAADRIRTLQQQADAEAERLRNEAAADASASRAEGEAVAVRLRSDAAAEAERLKTEAQDTADRVRAEAQAAAERLADEASETLAAAQEEAVRRRREAEELLGSARQEAGQERERAREQSEELLASARKRVEEAQTEAVRLVEEADRRATEMVSAAEQHAQQVRDSVAGLHEQAQDEITGLRSAAEHAADRVRREAEEEADRVRTDAYAERERAAEDAGRLRREANEAAQAAQALAEQTVGEAITEAERLRSEASAHAQRVRTESSDTIAQAEQDASRTRADARDDANRIRSDAATQADTLITEARGEAERLQSETIAEAERLQSETIAEAERLRAESVAKAEKLISDASGDAERLRVEAAETVGSAQQHAERVRAEAERFKAEAAAEADRLMSVAREEADTTLDEARKEANKRRSEAAEQVDTLITETAAEADKLLAEAQTQAQKTTADAEAQADSMVGAARSEADRLVSEATVEGNSRVEKARTDADELLIGARRDATAIRERAEELRDRITSEIEALHERARREAAETMKSTGDRCDALIKASEEQLAKAQAKARELVSDANSEAGKVRIAAVKKAEGLLKEAEQKKSALVREAEELKAEAIREARRTVEEGKRELEVLVRRREDIQAEISRVQDVLEALESFEAPAGGKDGGVKAGATIGAPRSGGKVSDG; translated from the coding sequence GTGCGGGGCTATGAGAGCCAGGAGCGGGAGCCGGCGGCTGACGTCGACCACCTGACTCGGTTCGAAGCCGAGATGAAGCGGCTGAAGACCGAGCGGGAAAAGGCGATCCAGCATGCCGAGGACCTCGGCTACCAGGTCGAGGTGCTGCGCGCCAAGTTGCACGAGGCGCGGCGCACCATCATGTCCCGGCCCGCCTTCGACGGCGGCGACCTCGGGTACCAGGCCGAGCAGCTGCTGCGCAACGCGCAGATGCAGGCCGACCAGCTGCGGCAGGACGCCGAACGGGAGCTGAGCCAGGCCCGGGCGCAGACGCAGCGGATCCTCCAGGAGCACGCCGAGCAGGCGGCCCGCCTCCAGGCGGAGCTGCACCAGGAGGCCGTCACCCGTCGCCAGCAGCTCGACCAGGAGCTGGCCGAGCGCCGGCAGAACGTCGAGTCGCACGTCAACGAGAACGTGGCGTGGGCCGAGCAGCTGCGCGCCCGCACCGAGGCGCAGGCCCGCCGGCTGCTCGACGAGTCACGGGCCGAGGCCGAGCAGGCCCTGACGGCCGCCCGTGCCGAGGCCGAGCGGGTGGCGACGGAGGCCCGGCAACGGCTCCAGGCGGACGCCGAGTCGGCCCGCGCCGAGGCCGAGCAGCTGCTGCTGCGGGCCCGCACCGACGCCGAGCGGCTGCTGAACGCCGCGTCCACGCAGGCCCAGGAGGCCAGCGACCACGCGGAGCAGCTGCGCACCTCCACCGTCACCGAGTCCGACGCCGCCCGCCGGCAGGCCGGGGAGCTCAGTCGCGCCGCCGAGCAGCGGATGTCCGAGGCCGAGGAGGCGCTGCGCAAGGCGCAGGCCGAGGCCGACAAGGTGCTCGCCGAGGCCAAGGAGGCCGCGTCCAAGACGCTCGCGGGCGCCGAGTCGGCCAACGAGCAGCGCACCCGTACCGCGAAGGAGCAGGTCGCCCGGCTGGTCAGCGAGGCCACCAAGGAGGCCGAGACCACCAAGGCGGACGCCGAGCAGCTCGTCGCCGACGCCCGTGCCGAGGCCGAGAAGATCGTCGCGGAGGCCTCCGAGAAGGCCCGCACGCTCACCGCCGAGGAGAGCGCGACCCAGCTGTCGAAGGCGGCGAAGACCGCCGAGGACGTCCTCATCAAGGCGCAGGAGGACGCCCAGCGCACCACCAGGGCCGCCGCCGAGGAGGCCGAGCGGATCCGCCGTGAGGCGGAGACCGAGGCGGACCGGCTGCGCGCCGAGGCGCACGACATCGCCGAGCAGCTCAAGGGTTCGGCGAAGGACGACACCAAGGAGTACCGCGCCAAGACGGTCGAGCTCCAGGAGGAGGCCCGCCGGCTGCGCGGCGAGGCCGAGCAGCTGCGCGCCGACGCCGTCGCCGAGGGCGAGAAGATCCGCGCGGAGGCCCGCAAGGAGGCCGTCCAGCAGATCGAGGAGGCGGCCAGGACCGCCGAGGAGCTGCTGTCCAAGGCGAAGGCCGACGCGGACGAGCTACGGCAGAAGGCCACCGCCGACAGCGAGAAGGTGCGCACCGAGGCCATCGAGCGCGCCACCGCGCTGCGCCGGCAGGCCGCCGAGACCCTGGAGCGCACCCGTGCGGAGGCCGAGCGCTCCCGCGAGGAGGCGGTGGAGCTCGCCGAGACCATCACCTCGAACGCCGAGCAGGCCGCGCGCGAGCTGCGCGAGGAGACCGAGCGCGGGATAGAGGCGCGGCAGGCGGAGGCGGCCGAGGAGCTGACCCGGCTGCAGACGGAGACGGAGAGCCGGCTGGCCTCCGCCGAGCAGGCGCTCACCGACGCCCGCGAGGAGGCCGCGCGGATCCGCCGCGAGGCCGTCGAGGAGACCGAGCGGCTGCGCAACGAGGCGGCCGACCGGATCCGCACCCTCCAGCAGCAGGCCGACGCGGAGGCGGAGCGGCTGCGCAACGAGGCCGCCGCCGACGCGTCCGCCTCACGCGCCGAGGGCGAGGCGGTCGCCGTCCGGCTGCGGTCCGACGCGGCCGCGGAGGCGGAGCGGCTCAAGACCGAGGCGCAGGACACCGCCGACCGGGTGCGCGCGGAGGCACAGGCCGCCGCCGAGCGGCTGGCCGACGAGGCGTCCGAGACGCTGGCCGCCGCCCAGGAGGAGGCCGTCCGGCGCCGGCGCGAGGCCGAGGAGCTGCTCGGTTCCGCCCGCCAGGAGGCCGGCCAGGAGCGCGAGCGGGCCCGCGAGCAGAGCGAGGAACTGCTGGCCTCGGCGCGCAAGCGCGTGGAGGAGGCACAGACCGAGGCCGTCCGGCTGGTCGAGGAAGCCGACCGGCGGGCCACCGAGATGGTGTCGGCGGCCGAGCAGCACGCGCAGCAGGTGCGGGATTCCGTGGCCGGGCTGCACGAGCAGGCGCAGGACGAGATCACCGGGCTGCGTTCGGCCGCCGAGCACGCGGCGGACCGTGTCCGGCGCGAGGCCGAGGAGGAGGCGGACCGGGTCCGCACCGACGCCTACGCCGAGCGGGAACGGGCCGCCGAGGACGCGGGCCGGCTCCGGCGGGAGGCGAACGAGGCGGCTCAGGCGGCGCAGGCGCTGGCCGAGCAGACCGTCGGCGAGGCGATCACGGAGGCGGAGCGGCTGCGCTCGGAGGCGTCCGCGCACGCCCAGCGGGTGCGTACGGAGTCGTCGGACACCATCGCCCAGGCCGAGCAGGACGCGTCGCGCACTCGCGCCGACGCCCGTGACGACGCCAACCGCATCCGCTCGGACGCGGCGACGCAGGCCGACACCCTCATCACCGAGGCCCGAGGCGAGGCGGAGCGGCTCCAGTCGGAGACCATCGCCGAGGCGGAGCGGCTGCAGTCGGAGACGATCGCGGAGGCCGAGCGGCTGCGCGCCGAGTCGGTCGCCAAGGCGGAGAAGCTGATCTCGGACGCGTCGGGGGACGCGGAGCGGCTGCGTGTCGAGGCGGCCGAGACGGTGGGGTCGGCGCAGCAGCACGCCGAGCGGGTCAGGGCCGAGGCGGAGCGCTTCAAGGCGGAGGCGGCCGCGGAGGCCGACCGGCTGATGAGCGTGGCCCGCGAGGAGGCCGACACGACGCTGGACGAGGCCCGCAAGGAGGCCAACAAGCGCCGCTCCGAGGCGGCCGAGCAGGTCGACACCCTCATCACGGAGACCGCGGCCGAGGCGGACAAGCTGCTCGCCGAGGCGCAGACGCAGGCGCAGAAGACGACCGCGGACGCGGAGGCGCAGGCCGACTCGATGGTCGGCGCGGCCCGCAGCGAGGCCGACCGGCTGGTCTCCGAGGCGACGGTGGAGGGCAACTCCCGGGTGGAGAAGGCCCGTACCGACGCGGACGAGCTGCTCATCGGCGCCCGGCGGGACGCGACGGCCATAAGGGAGCGGGCGGAGGAGCTGCGCGACCGCATCACGAGCGAGATCGAGGCGCTGCACGAACGGGCCCGCCGCGAGGCCGCCGAGACGATGAAGTCGACCGGCGACCGCTGCGACGCGCTGATCAAGGCGTCCGAGGAGCAGCTCGCGAAGGCGCAGGCGAAGGCGCGGGAGCTGGTGTCGGACGCCAACTCCGAGGCCGGCAAGGTCCGTATCGCCGCCGTGAAGAAGGCGGAGGGGCTCCTCAAGGAGGCCGAGCAGAAGAAGTCGGCGCTGGTGCGCGAGGCCGAGGAGCTCAAGGCCGAGGCGATCCGCGAGGCGCGGCGCACGGTCGAGGAGGGCAAGCGGGAGCTGGAGGTCCTGGTGCGCCGGCGCGAGGACATCCAAGCGGAGATCTCCCGGGTCCAGGACGTGCTGGAGGCGCTGGAGTCGTTCGAGGCGCCGGCCGGGGGCAAGGACGGGGGCGTCAAGGCGGGTGCGACCATCGGAGCCCCCCGATCGGGTGGGAAGGTCTCGGACGGGTAG